The following nucleotide sequence is from bacterium.
GCCCTGTGGAGGTTGCCCAATTTGCATAATTGAATAGAGGGGCTAACCAATCGCTGAAGCTGACGGCGGGCAAGCCCGCCGCAGCTTAGCTCAATCGATGAGCTTACTTTTTTAACTTGATTTTGAGTAGATACGTTTTTACTGAGGTGATTGGATGAAGGAACCAGCCTATCTTTATGGCGCTAAACTAAAGAGAATAATTGATGGAGACACCGTTGACCTGATGGTGGATCTTGGCTTTCGTACTTTGACCTATCAGCGTTTCCGGCTCAAAGGAATAAATACTCCCTCCATATTTGGCGTCAGCAAAGACTCATCCGAATATAAGCAAGGACAGAAAGCCAGGGAATACGTGATGCAGCGATTCAAAGAAAATGACGGGGAATGCCTGGTTAAGAGTCATCGAATGGAAAAATATGGCCGGTGGATAGGTGAGATTTGGTTCAGAGATTCAGAGAAATCGTTGAATCAAGAATTATTTGATCACGACCTGGCTGAGGTGATGTAGAATTGCTCAAGGGGGCGCAGCCACTACAGGCTCAATGGCTTCTAATTCCCAGGCATTTTCTTCATGCATAGCCTGCCATACATCCCAGGCTGTTTGACCATTTAACCAGAGCTCAGGAGATGTTCCAAACAACCGCGAGAGACGTAAAGCTACCTCCGGACTAATACCTTTTCTGCCGTTGACGATCTCATTGATATGTTTACGGGAAACACCTATCCTTCGGCCTAGTTCTGTTTGTGTCATACCATACGGTTTCATAAATTCTTCCAGTAAAATTTCTCCTGGATGGATGGGTGGTCGGTTGGTGGGCATTCTCATAACCAAATACTCCTTTCAATGATAATCCACGATTTCAACTCGTCGTGGTCCTTTTTCCGTCCAGATGAAACAAATCCGGTAACGGTCGTTAATCCGGATGGAATGTTGTCCCCGACGATCATGGTGTAAAGCCTCCAGGTGATTACCGGGCGGTATTTTTAAATCTTCAAGATTTACGGCGTTATCCAGAAAATAGAATTTGCGCAAGGCAACCCCTCTCAATTCAACGGGCAGAGTTTTTCTCGCCTCTTTTGAATCGATACCGTTGTAAATGTCTTCCGTTCCCTTATCATAGAAATCGAGTATCAACACTAATACCCAGCAGGGCGATGTTCATGGTTTCGGCCATTTGTCGAATCGCGAATCTCGAAGTGCGAATCGCGAATCTATTTTTAATTCGCGATTCGCAATTCGCGATTCGCAATTCGCGATTCGCGATTAATCTGTGAGTGGCCCAAACGATGAACAAGGCCGTAATCAGTAATCAGAGGTCAGGTCTGGGCCTCTCTTCTGACTTCTGAATTACGTTATGCAACACC
It contains:
- a CDS encoding thermonuclease family protein; amino-acid sequence: MKEPAYLYGAKLKRIIDGDTVDLMVDLGFRTLTYQRFRLKGINTPSIFGVSKDSSEYKQGQKAREYVMQRFKENDGECLVKSHRMEKYGRWIGEIWFRDSEKSLNQELFDHDLAEVM
- a CDS encoding HigA family addiction module antitoxin — protein: MRMPTNRPPIHPGEILLEEFMKPYGMTQTELGRRIGVSRKHINEIVNGRKGISPEVALRLSRLFGTSPELWLNGQTAWDVWQAMHEENAWELEAIEPVVAAPP
- a CDS encoding type II toxin-antitoxin system RelE/ParE family toxin — protein: MLILDFYDKGTEDIYNGIDSKEARKTLPVELRGVALRKFYFLDNAVNLEDLKIPPGNHLEALHHDRRGQHSIRINDRYRICFIWTEKGPRRVEIVDYH